Part of the Primulina huaijiensis isolate GDHJ02 chromosome 15, ASM1229523v2, whole genome shotgun sequence genome is shown below.
TATCTATAGTATAGCTGAAAGAAGAGTCTGGAAGATACCCTGAACCCTCACTTTATTGTATAGTACAGTGTCAGTgcgtattatatatatatataattgtgtatACCGCAAGTCCATCGGAGCGAGCTCTCttttctattttaatttcaatgcCAGCGGTCCTGCTATTTTGCGCTGCTGGCGTTGTGTTTGGCTTCAGATTGATTTATCCGTTACTCTTAATCGGATCCGgatcattttgaaaatttatcatttgtTTACCGATGGATTTGAGTGGTTGGTCGCTAATATTTATCCATGTAATTCAAAAACTTACTCAAGCCATATTGAggaccaaaaaaattaaacaggtctgaaacaattaaaaaaaaaaaaaaaaagagagagagagagagagaaaaaagGACTGAAACAATAATTTGttcatttaacaaaaataaaataaaagaaaattggactttatttttctaaaagaaAATACTTAGTAAATTACTTGGGTACCTTAATTTCATTCTCTATTCCAAACAAATAATGTCAAAACACTATATATATCtttcttttcataaacattgatAGATATTCTATACTCGATCGTTTAACTTGAATGGACGGGGACACTAAGTGGCTTCCCCCTCCCCATAGTGAAACCCCTTGTTCCATCTGGCATTCTTGGCCCTTTCTTGTTCTGTTTAGCAGATATTTCGCCCAAAAACGAGCAACTTGAACTCGAACTCGAACTTGTTGTAGGCAGGCTTCGTGCAGTTTGAAGTTGATTACGAGGCTTAGTTTTTGCTCGGTTTTTAGCCCACGTCTTCTTCGATCCAGCTGAAGTTTCCTCAGCCTATACCAAGTTTTTGAGAATTATCACCCAGTAACTTGTCACATTatcatgtgtatatatatatagattaaaATGGCTCTATTCTTATAGTGATATGTGACAAACATATGTTGATATAGCACTTCTTTACAACAAATAGGAATGGTCACATTTTGGTAGTAATTTCATGTCATTAGTAAGGAATTAAATATTGACCTCGAATGATTCTGAAACGTTTGCCCGAGAGGATGAATCTTCCTCGTGAGACATCGAGGGACCTTCATCGTGGTCTAGATATCCTTCGAACTCTGATTTTCTGTTCTTTAGCACGGATTTTGGCTGCACGATAATGTAACTTTTTCATTTTCTCCAATACAAGATTATGAACAAAACTGGACTttcttttttccaaaaaataaacTTCATGAACATACCGATCGTCTCAGCATCACCCTCACGCGCATGCCTTCTCTCCAGTTTCTTTCATCATTCAGTTTCTCAGCCTAGTGAAAGAGGGAGATTATCATTAgtaaacaaaatataataaacattATAGTCATTTTAAGATCAAAAGGTGAGAGAACATGCATACCGCCTTTTCTGCTGTTCGGTGGTTCTCATACTCTACTAATGCATGGAGCTGCAAAGAAAAGTAGtaaatcatatgagcacaatGGAGAGAAAGTATATTATTCATGGCAATTCATGTTAATGATCGATCATGGGCTCGAGACCAGACAGTCGTCACTCGTCTCTTCAAattaagtgataaaaattatattacacTCAATGATCCATCTACTATATATATTCTTGATCAGTCCAACCCTTCTTACCTTGTTGCTAATGACTATATCGCCTTTGGAAGAACGTGAAGCATTTGGATCCTGTGGTTGGCATATTCGAATGGCTTTGATGCTGCAAATCATCACAAAAAATTACACGATTACGTGCATTCCGCTAAACTGACAAGAAAAGTATAAAATAAATGAGCAAGATGATATTGATCTTTATAGTACCTTCCAACTACATTGAAAATTTTCTCAATGTTCTGATGTGAGTGATCATCAGGTAGATTTTCCGCTATAACGGTGCGTAACTGCGTGATAGAATAATGATCAAACTAAAACCTATTTGTATGAAAATTCTCAACTAATTTTAAAGCATGCAATAttcatattataattaaaaatatatatgtggtTACATGTGTATACCTGCAGCTCCTCTTTCTCTTTCTCAGTAAAGGGAAGTTTTCGTTTCACCTTCTTCCCATCATGGCTTACAATCTACAAACAACTCGATTACATTACTATATGTATGAAAACAATATGTTATTCATATTATGATTAGAAGACTAACCAGTTTCGACGAGGACCGGAGAGCTTCTGCCATGATTTGGTGGCTAACATTCAAGGATTTGAGTTTCTTTGTCGATGAAATGATGTTCATTGGAACTGTTAAAAATGCAAAACATTTATTATCAGAAGTTGACACATTTTGAAACTCATAAAATGTAGTAAATCCGTAATATAAAACAGATTCTCACCGAAGCCTTCGGGATCTTTGTTGACATGTTTCACAAAGGATTCATTGGCTAGCAAGCTCATGTCACTAAATTGATATTCCACCTGATAAAATACAACAAATATAATTGTCACTTTTCTgatgttaattttttattctgAAGCATTCTTATCTGAGAATAATGAAGTATCGTTATTTTGCATGGATTCTTAACAACTAtcatatcaaaaatattttaaaattaaaaaagaacaTGCGATTCTGAATCTGGTATAATTATTCATTTCAATCGGgagatatcaaaattttttaatgacgtaaaagagaagaaaaataaaacacgAAGTATACTTGTTTGATAATCTTCTGCTTAAGCTCGTCAGAGATGGCGTTTCCCTTTTCACGGTGTTGAGGCAGAGCTCCGCCGGAGGTGGCAGCCGCCTTGTTCTTGGGCTTCTGATCGGAAACCATAGGAATATTACAGTCTTCTTGACCCGCAGCAACGTAAATCCAACTCCCGCCACTATTCCCATCAATATATGGCAGACAAGGGAAGAAATACCCCATCGTGGACACCTCCGCTGCCTGCGACCTCGGCACGAACTCCGGAGCTGCCGCGTTGAATTTGAACGTGCCGCCACCGATCATTCCATCCCCCTTCTTCTCGTCCTCATACGCATCATCAAACACCTGGAGTTCGTTCCCAATATCAACGCCTTTCTTCATGATCAATTGCGCCATTTTTCTTTATCTCtgttttttttccctcttttattttaaagaaaacaaaaggGTTGTGAAATTATTCCTTGAATGAGTTTTAGGATCATTTAATGTGAAGAATTGTTTGCAGTGGTGGGATTATTAAAGCAATACATCGAGCGAGTGGTTTGCATGTACGGATTTTCACCATTGTTTGGCAGTGAAAAAATGAAGAAGAATTGTTGTTTTCTCCTGAATTTTAGTGAGTGAGTGATTGAATTCAACGGGAAGAATGAAGATTGTTTGATGGTTTAATTTTCTCTTTCATGTCGACGGTATTTCTTGGGTTTGACCAAATATGTTCACAAGGTTCGGATAATACGAGGTTACATATGCCAcccaaaaacacacacacacgtggCAGTTATCTTCTATTTGAGGCGGGCTTGTCAAGATTAGAGTATTCGGGCCTATGCCATCCAAATATCTGTTGTTGGATAGTAAGAAATGGGCTTCAGTCTTGCATGATTAAAACTTTTGTTTTAAGAAAATGCTATTCAACTAGggtataaataaaatgaaatgtaATCGAATATCACGAAAATCTGAAAATTCGAATTCGTATCGAATATATTCTATTTGATTTCGAATTTgattcaaagttcaaaaattttaatactTTTAGTCTCAAGTTCGATATCGGCTCGAAATATTTGAATATGTTCACGATCTATTGATCTGTTGTTAGAAAATAAGCACTCGAAATGATCAAATTCTATttattaaacatataattatgttaataaaatgttaaagctCAAGAGCAGCTCGCgaactatcgaacaaaataatataaactcgagttcgattaaaaaaaaagttcgaACATATTCGAGTTCAACTCGAATTCGATAAGTTcgaatacaaatcaaatatttttcaaatcgACTCACAAACCAATTAGTTCGTTTACATATTTAGCGTAATCCCAACATATACTAATTAATCTAGATctcatacataaaaataaaatataagtagTAGGAATAATATATTAAGAGTGGGGTAAAACTAAAATCAAGTAAATTAGAAAGCTTTGTCTTATCCCTTCTAATTCGTGGTTCTATCAtcacaatatattaattttaaaaaaaaaaatttatattattatgctTTTCGGGTCCTTTCCACCAGTAGTATGAGGACACTTTGATGTGAACTAAGGATATGTAGTTGATCTTCAATGGACTAAGTCTTTCAAGTAAACAATTATTATTCATACATACATTAAAGAATTATTTTGCGTCATATCTTGTCCTAAAGATTCTTGCTCCATTATTTTGTTTGTCAAAGAATTTTGGACAAACATTATAATATcttgtatttatttaaaaattaatcaacGCTTATCCTAACCAAATTTCAATTTACCTTGATTTTGTTTAACAATTAGATTGTGGTTGGATTAAAAGATTTAGGTTTTACAAAGTAATTTAAATAACAGCATATCgaaatacatttgaaataaatCACAATGActcaaaaaatatctaattaaaatttgaaatacttaACTCTAAATTCATCGATCCAAATACAATATTACAGTTCAAGAAAAGTACTTTATTCTCTTATCTATTTAAATAGTTTATTGCtcttgaaattttcattttagttatcaataaatttattttcaaaaggtaaaaaaaaaaattctactataagaatatatattttttccttattCCAAGGTTGAACAAATCAAGATTCTCCAATTTAATCCATTCTTTATATTGACAACCATATGCACTTTGTTTGTTTGTGGATTCGAACAATTTAGTCAAAACTTTTTAAACCTTTTGATTCCCAAAAATCTGCCTTGgatttcaagacaattattctTATCTCTTCAAAAGATTACAAATTGACCGATTCCCACTATTTGTTtcttatcacaataattaattcaaaCAATGATATTATTAGTATCCCAGGGAGATCCTCACATATCTTTCTCTTACATTGCCTTCTTTCTATACAATTATACTATACTCTATTACCCAACTTTATGCGGAACAAATATTGATTAAGAATTCAACAGATTTGAATAAATAAGGTTCttgtttgtaattttttttttttttaaaaaaaactctctTTAAAGTTATCTtatagaaaaaatcaaaattttatatttagatttactgaaaacataaattttgcccGTTAGATAAAGAATagttctcttgtgagacggtctcacaaatctttatctttgagacatgtcaaccctaccgatattcacaataaaaaataatactcttagcataaaaagtaatactttttcatggatgaccaaaataagatataagtcccacaaaatacgatccctgagactgtctcacataagtttttgctttGGATAAATATTAATGCCAAGGAgactgaataaaaaaataatcagcAATATAAAATtagtcaaatattttaaaaaaaatatatattctcgtacgtatttgaaaagaaagaaaattattttttaaaaaatcaagttGACCAAATTATTCTccatcacaattttttttaaaaaagaaagaagtttGGTCGAAGGGTTCAAATCTCCAGCAAAGGGAGCATCAAGAGCTGGAATTGAGTGGCAGTTCCTTATCTCGTAAAGAAAACAAAGCCGGaaaataaatctaagcctaCAAAATTTCATGACTCTGTCTCGAcatagttattttttttatatatatgatagaTGCCGCCTCTTCCATTTGCACCTCTTTACCGGGAAAACTCAAGGTGAAAAATTTAATGACCATCTCTCCTTCATAACTGAATCTGATTCTTCCAACACTGGGACTCGGACTCTTCGTCATCTTCGTCGTCCATGCTGTGGCCTCCGTTTACCTGCATATGGCTCTGAGGAGATCCTGAATGGGAATTTCCCAGCTTTGAGGATTCAGTATACTGTTCTTTGGACATCCACGAACCTCCAAGAACGACAGGACGGGTGGAGGGGTGCGTTGTAGAAACTTTACGAGTGTGAAGCCGATATTTCTGAATCAACAGAGACTCCAGTAATGTAAGAATTGGCATTTCTTTACACAAAAAGTGGAATTATGTAAAGAAGGAAAGGAAGGGAGATCAAACTCACTTGCAAATGACTCTTCACTTCATCATTGGATAGACCATCAACTTGCATAAACTCTCTAATTTGTTTAGGAGTCGCAGCTGCATTGCACAGGGAGAGAGAATTAGATGAGCTTCAAAAATAAACCGTTacttaattttcattttcaatcAAGAAAAACATCCTGCATCGCTATATAATCTGGCTAACAACACCAAATCTTATGTTTTCATTTTGTACCACGTCATTTGTTAAGTTGTAAGCCATGAGGAGACCCCAAACCCAAAATACTAAACTATTAGGTGGGAGAGTCTTCTTCACACTCCCTAACCACTCTACAGTTACTTGCGTTGCTGTTGCAGATTATAAATACGATATCCAAGACTAACAAACAACAGGTTGTTTAATTATAACTTTGatcaaaatcaaataagaaAATCACAAATTCTTAGAATTTTATCAAGAATCCATGCCTGAGACAGACAATAGTGTTCCAAGTAAATCTTAAGAGCAAGAGAAAGAAAATAACTTCGCCAGATGAAATAACTGATCATGATATCTTTAAAATGTAATTCATCCGGAATTTGTAGAATAACTTTACGGCAAAGTAACAAATAGCCATTAATTCACAACCTTGGGCACCTCCAAGCTGCTGCAGGGCATCAATAAACTGACGATGCAACTCAGGTGACCAGCACCTCCTTTGCTTCCTAGTCATCTGCTGACGCTTCTGTCGAGCTCGTAAATTCGATTGATCATCGGTTGCAGAAGAGGACCCTGTTTTGCTACAATTCGATTTACAGCTAAAACCACCAGAATCAATTTCCCCGCCTGGACTCTTGATCCTAAGGTCACGAGGCGTAAGCCCAATCAATTCGTCATCGTCTTCCTTCGCCGCCATCATCATGGGGAAGTTATTTCGCCCCTCAAACGGTGCAAACGCCGTTCCTATGGCCATGTTCCTGCCACTCCGAAGTATACCATTCATCCTCGGTGGATTcatttcttcttcaactccCTAATAACCaagaaaataacacaaaaagCCATAAATGCGCAACAAAGAAACCTTTTTAGGCCATGTCCCACTAAAAAGAGGATTCACAAATTCCGCTGTACCTTAATTTTGTCAAGTTTTAAGGTGTGATTATTGTTGCCGGAACAAGTATTTGGATGATGATTCTGATCAATAGAGTTGCATAACTGCACAGAGCTCATCCAGTTCATTTTATCACCGGTGTTAACATCATTTTCTTTACTGATTTCATTCGTATCATCTTTTTCATCAGCGGTTCTCTTCAATGGAATGAATTCTTTCAACACTGGCACCGCCTTAGGTTTCTTAAACTGCGCTAACTCTTCCTTCATCATCACCATCGCTGCAATAGCAATCACAAAACCCaaatatcagaaatcaatattcatgtcataaaaaaaaagtggaacaacgataaaaaaaatgaacatcGCAACAATCCCATTAATCGAGAATCCAAAAGCAACAGAAatataatgaataaaaaaaaaactaaacccACATGTGAaaaagagattttttttttttaaaaaaagaaagataaatCCCGGTTACCAAAACAAAAGAACGTAACCACCACATTCGTCTCTGAGATCAACATCTCGATATAGTGCCTACTGTAATAGATGAAaaatccaataaataatcgAAGAAAAAACTCACCCTCGTTGACGATGCGCATGCAAAGAGGCAGCTCCCGTTTAAAAACCTCAATCTTCTTAATCTCGACTTGAAGCCCATAAACGTAATCATCAAGCTTCGCTATCCTCTCAGATTGGTCATGAATCCTCGAAACCTGCGTGAGAAACCCCCCGAGCGACGTTGCCGATAAAACCCTGCGATCCAAGCTAAGCTCCGATGCAATCAACGAGCCCATTTTCTCTTCCTTCGATATCAACGATTCGATTGTTCTCTATACAAAATCCTATGCCCGGAAAAAGATATATATAGATAGAGGCCAGATGAGGTTGAGTTTGTACATACGTATCGTACAGTGTAGAGAGAGAAAAAAGTGGGAAGAATGGAAAAAAAGATTCTGTTAAACGACGTCGAGTTTTGACAGAGGATAATGATATCTATTCTGCATTTCAACGCCAACTTGTCAGTCTTTTCACTCAAGAAATTCTACATTTATACTTTAAGAAATTGCACTTCAGTCCTCTTTCTGCTTAGTTTTCATAATCAATCTTATGAAAAAGTTCGTGAAATCGGAATTGGAATTCCTTAATATTAGCAATTAAACACAAATCTTATATGATCAAGAAAGTGTTAATTTAAAAACTTGGATGGACTGAATGCATAAATACCCTGGAGTTGAAGGACACAAATGATATTTTATACAAACACTTGAgaaattttggtgaaattaGATTTGACGCCCTAGTTGGTTGGTTGTTTGGGTTTTTTAGTCttagaaaaaaaaactttttattgCCTTTCCTCTCAAAATTGTTAGAAACTTgtgcatgtatattatttttgaagagttaaaaaaaaaaaaaaaaaactggaaagtacaatggaaaaaaaatagaaaaactattttcaaaattttaaaaataaataggatgtgaaataatagttttgataaAATCAAGTGGTATAGTCAATTCAAATACCATAGATTACCAAaagagttttttaaaaaaaaagaggctAGTTTCCAAATTCTacttttcataaattataatcgaAATCAAATAGTGATACAAATCAAAACCCTTACTTACGCTACGAGTCGTATGTAAAATAGTAGATTCTTCGTATAATCTCATTCAAATTGTCTTACCATTCACAAAATTTACAACATACTaaactaaatataaattaatgatttaatacaGAATCTTTTTAGGACATTGCCTCAAAATCCACCCCCAATACATTAGTGGGTTTCACATGGGACGGATTGATCTTATCTATATTTAtagtaaaaattattattttttggcaTTGAAAGTAATAGTCGTGTGATAAAACAATGAGTTATATAAGAGACATAAATCACTATAATTAGAGGTACAAGACTANACAAATTCACAAATATAGTGGGATAAGAAGAGGATGACCCCAACAATTCTTATCACCACGAAACCATGCTTCACGTGATAAGTCCTTTTCTTCGTCATTATAATTTTGTTGGCCAACCACATCTTTTTGTTTCCTTATTTTCCACCTTTCCTAGTggaatctttatttattttctatcaCAAAGTTGCCATGAAATTTGTGAAgattatttttgtcattttcatcgtatatataatatatattcaatgATCCATAATGAGTAGGACAACTCGCGGGCTTACATGGACGAACAAATTTAACTCTTTGCGAATTATCTAGAACGAAGATAATTTTTGAATGAGtgattcaaataagatattcgtgtCAAAAAATTGTCTTACGAAATTATCTGACAAAAgtttttgtatgaaaaacaatGCTGATCGTATCCAACGTTCCTTTGTTACCAATTAAAACCATatctaaaatgaaaatttgtCTTTGATTGCGTTGCTTATGCTTATGGCTGgatgttttaacatattatttgtgggatttcaaaattttttttttaaaaaaagaaattctaTACCTATCCGCTTATATAAAATCTAATTTTCAGTAATTTTGGTttgaaaaacatatatattcttatctaaatttaaaaagaaatatgattttcattttatttatcatatatGGAAACGTGTCAATTGTCTTTCTTttcttataaattaattaaataaaaaaaaaagtgaaaaaagGAAATAGAAAAGGGCAAAAAAGAAAACGCGTGCCGCTAAGGATATTATTGGTGTATGTTATCGATTCGCCGCAGGAGGAGATGGCGGTGTTTTCTCCTCCAAGGATCCCCATATTGGTGGGGCCCACGGTCTCCATTTGACCAAGAGCttaaaaaagagaaaatgagATTTAATCCTTTCTTTTCTGGTAACCTTTTGTAATATAccgtttttttaaaaacaaaaagttATCGGACGTGAACACTCTTTTTATNAACTACCGATAACTTTTTCTATGTATGCACTAATCATTTTTCTTCTGATTtggtaaaatattattttattataatttgatTTCGAACTTTATATATGGTCTTAAAAGTAAGACTTTGATGTCAGTAGTcacaaatcatattttaaatatttaagaaaGTGATCAATCATCCAACCAACAACAAAGGGTCAAATAAACAAAAAGTAATGGGCACTCTTAATGGATGAGGCCATCATCATTTTATCCTTCTTCCATTGTCTCCACCAACGTGCTGTTCGCCACaaaataatacaaatacaataaagccaaacaaaataaaatcaaatgccacaatttctttttctttctttctttctttctttgtttttttaaaatcccAACATCTCTCTTTTTCTCTCCAATGCTTGTTTTGTTTCCTTTTCCATCTAACATTTCGTCGGCAATG
Proteins encoded:
- the LOC140958363 gene encoding transcription factor HHO6-like, coding for MGSLIASELSLDRRVLSATSLGGFLTQVSRIHDQSERIAKLDDYVYGLQVEIKKIEVFKRELPLCMRIVNEAMVMMKEELAQFKKPKAVPVLKEFIPLKRTADEKDDTNEISKENDVNTGDKMNWMSSVQLCNSIDQNHHPNTCSGNNNHTLKLDKIKGVEEEMNPPRMNGILRSGRNMAIGTAFAPFEGRNNFPMMMAAKEDDDELIGLTPRDLRIKSPGGEIDSGGFSCKSNCSKTGSSSATDDQSNLRARQKRQQMTRKQRRCWSPELHRQFIDALQQLGGAQAATPKQIREFMQVDGLSNDEVKSHLQKYRLHTRKVSTTHPSTRPVVLGGSWMSKEQYTESSKLGNSHSGSPQSHMQVNGGHSMDDEDDEESESQCWKNQIQL
- the LOC140959878 gene encoding la-related protein 6C-like yields the protein MAQLIMKKGVDIGNELQVFDDAYEDEKKGDGMIGGGTFKFNAAAPEFVPRSQAAEVSTMGYFFPCLPYIDGNSGGSWIYVAAGQEDCNIPMVSDQKPKNKAAATSGGALPQHREKGNAISDELKQKIIKQVEYQFSDMSLLANESFVKHVNKDPEGFVPMNIISSTKKLKSLNVSHQIMAEALRSSSKLIVSHDGKKVKRKLPFTEKEKEELQLRTVIAENLPDDHSHQNIEKIFNVVGSIKAIRICQPQDPNASRSSKGDIVISNKLHALVEYENHRTAEKAAEKLNDERNWREGMRVRVMLRRSPKSVLKNRKSEFEGYLDHDEGPSMSHEEDSSSRANVSESFEAEETSAGSKKTWAKNRAKTKPRNQLQTARSLPTTSSSSSSSCSFLGEISAKQNKKGPRMPDGTRGFTMGRGKPLSVPVHSS